The DNA region ATCGCCTCCATGGACGACGTCTCCCTCTACGGACCTGTCGCCTACCGCTACTCGCTGGCCGAGGCCATCCATGAGGGACGCCTGGCCGACTACCGCATCGCCGCCCCCGAGATCCACGACCCGCACCTGCGCACCCTCTTGACCGCCGGCAAGGGGGCCAGCCGCACGCCCCAGACCGATGCCATGCGGGTAGCGGCGGCCCAGCTGGCCCTGCTCAGAGCGCGCGAGGAACACAGCATCCGCCGCACGGTCGTCTTCAGCCGCAGCATCGCGCAAAGCGATGCCTTCGCCGAAACCCTGCCCGAGACCGCCGCAGCCATCCCCGGCGGCCACGCCCACGGCCTATGGGTCGCCAGCATCCATTCCCGTAACAGCCGTTCAGAGCGGCGAGAGCACCTGACCCGGTTTGCCCAGCCTCCGCAAGACCAGCACGCCAGCACTCTCGCGGAGCTGAGCGTGCTGTGCAACGTCCGCCTATGTGTCGAAGGTGTCGACTTCCCGCTGGCCGACTCCGTGCTCTTCGCCGACCCCAAACAGTCCACCATCGACATCGTCCAGGCGATCGGCCGCGCTCTGCGCATCGGCCCTGGTATGAACAAGATCTCCACACTGGTCATCCCGGTGCTCTTCGGCCCCGGGCAGCGCCCCGAGGCAGCAACGTTCGGGACCCCGTACCACCTCCTGCACCAGGTCATGATCGCGCTCAAGGCGTACGACGAGCACTACTTCCACCGCCTGCCGATCAACGGCGCCCGGCTGCTACCGCCCGCACCGGCCCTCGCCATTCACCCGGCACGCGCAACGGAGATCGCCCCGCACCTGATGCTGCGGATCATGGAGCCCGAACCCGATGTCTGGGAGAACGGGATGGCCTGCGCGCAGGCATTCTTCGACACCCACGGCCATCTGAACGTGCCCAGCAACCACATCACCGATGACGGGTTCCACCTCGGCTGCTGGCTGGGGTACCAGCGCGCTCTCAAGGCCGCCGGACACCTCTCCGCAGCCCGAGTCGCCGCCCTGGTCACCTGCACCATGCCCTGGGCCCACACCGAAGACAGCACCGAAAACCTCCTCCCCGTTGCCCAGGACTACGCCCGTGCCCACGGCCATCTGCTCCCGGAACCGGATGAGACCTATCAGGGTCGACCACTGGGCGCCTGGCTTGCCGAGCAGCGCCGCCTGGCCGCCGACAGCACCCTGCCCGCCCCCTACGCCCGCGCCCTGAAGGACATCGACCGCTGGTGGAACCCCGCCTGGCACGCGGCGTGGCAGCGCATGTACACGCGTGCCCGCGAGGCCGACACGGACCTGTCTCTCTACCCGGGCCCGCTCCCCGCCGACGCGGACGACCTCACTCGCTGGCTAGACGAGCAGATCGATGCCTTCCCTACTCTCGCCAAAGCACAGCAGACACTCCTGGCCGCTCTGCCGCTGCAGCGCGGCCCCCTCACCCTTGCCCTGTGCCGTCCCCTCGGCAGCCAGAGCGCCACGCACGCCCACGGACTGCGCGCCGCCCGGCGCTTCTTCCGCCGCTACCAGCATCTGCGCGTCCCCGTTGACTACACCGACACCCACGGCAGTTCCTGCTTCCCGCTGGGTCAGTGGATCACCGACTTGCGCGACTTGGCCGGCGCGGCCCGCCTCAGCCGTGAAGAGACCGAATCCGTTGAGGCGCTCGGCATGGAATGGCTTCCTGGACTCCGGTGCGACGATGCCCCAGCCGCCCTGCCCAGGCCCCGCATTCCGTCGGCGGGGCAACATCGGAACCGACGCACCCACGGCGGAGCCGCCGGACGAGCACACTGATCCCATACACCCGGCCCGGTCCTGTGGATCGCCGGCAGTGACCAGCCGGCCAGCTTCTC from Streptomyces sp. NBC_01591 includes:
- a CDS encoding DEAD/DEAH box helicase; translated protein: MLHDQPAKRLPSELWTRQRAAADCVLNAFAMGYERQQVIMPCGTGKTHLAVHIAHELTSDSRSLTVMPTLELLNQTARVWHTSGRPGHFLGLCSDTQTSEPILSGVLTMTSDPARLAAVVRGADGPVSAFATYASLPKLVEAHQRHLLPRWDIAVVDEAHRTAGARGKPWAVIHDNDAIPARHRLYLTATPRIWDVNRDIVTEPIASMDDVSLYGPVAYRYSLAEAIHEGRLADYRIAAPEIHDPHLRTLLTAGKGASRTPQTDAMRVAAAQLALLRAREEHSIRRTVVFSRSIAQSDAFAETLPETAAAIPGGHAHGLWVASIHSRNSRSERREHLTRFAQPPQDQHASTLAELSVLCNVRLCVEGVDFPLADSVLFADPKQSTIDIVQAIGRALRIGPGMNKISTLVIPVLFGPGQRPEAATFGTPYHLLHQVMIALKAYDEHYFHRLPINGARLLPPAPALAIHPARATEIAPHLMLRIMEPEPDVWENGMACAQAFFDTHGHLNVPSNHITDDGFHLGCWLGYQRALKAAGHLSAARVAALVTCTMPWAHTEDSTENLLPVAQDYARAHGHLLPEPDETYQGRPLGAWLAEQRRLAADSTLPAPYARALKDIDRWWNPAWHAAWQRMYTRAREADTDLSLYPGPLPADADDLTRWLDEQIDAFPTLAKAQQTLLAALPLQRGPLTLALCRPLGSQSATHAHGLRAARRFFRRYQHLRVPVDYTDTHGSSCFPLGQWITDLRDLAGAARLSREETESVEALGMEWLPGLRCDDAPAALPRPRIPSAGQHRNRRTHGGAAGRAH